Proteins found in one Moritella sp. Urea-trap-13 genomic segment:
- a CDS encoding Crp/Fnr family transcriptional regulator — translation MIDSALAKSINWTTKLSPELMTQLTSIAQVKKNLTTSELEGSDIAHQGISFILEGTVAICLQTPNLKTVNSVIVGKGSWFGGFEEGESDYTPFFISQIDPVSIVHFKNSQLQRIAENNVEIYKWFHGMSFDVKAKWLQAQIIMSANTLSRVIYLLLEIATNKQKLQGEIPKIMISQQQISRITGIARQRVNEAIKQLEKEKMVDLGRSCIYLSDIAGLSAKLDDIDLSVSDPRSFFFESQIKGWV, via the coding sequence TTGATTGATTCAGCATTAGCCAAATCCATAAACTGGACCACAAAACTATCTCCAGAACTAATGACGCAACTGACATCAATTGCACAGGTAAAAAAGAATCTAACAACAAGCGAACTCGAAGGATCCGATATTGCCCATCAAGGTATTAGTTTCATTCTTGAAGGTACCGTGGCAATTTGCTTACAAACACCAAATCTGAAAACAGTTAACAGCGTCATTGTCGGTAAAGGCAGTTGGTTTGGTGGATTTGAGGAAGGTGAATCTGACTATACGCCATTCTTTATAAGCCAGATAGATCCAGTATCTATCGTCCATTTTAAAAATAGCCAGCTACAGCGTATCGCCGAAAATAATGTCGAAATATACAAATGGTTTCACGGCATGTCGTTTGATGTAAAAGCGAAATGGTTACAAGCACAAATAATAATGAGTGCAAATACCTTATCGCGCGTTATTTATCTGCTACTTGAAATCGCAACAAACAAGCAGAAGTTACAAGGTGAAATACCTAAAATAATGATATCGCAACAACAGATTAGTCGTATAACAGGTATTGCACGTCAACGTGTTAATGAAGCAATCAAGCAGCTCGAAAAAGAAAAGATGGTAGATTTAGGCAGAAGTTGTATTTATTTATCTGATATAGCTGGTTTGAGCGCTAAGCTCGATGACATAGATCTCAGTGTTAGTGATCCAAGAAGCTTCTTTTTTGAATCGCAAATAAAGGGCTGGGTTTAA
- the hutI gene encoding imidazolonepropionase, with amino-acid sequence MSLLLTNTTIVSMDQSDSDYQTQPHCYIAMEHGKIVEIGAMQQCPTAAFTQVIDCQNRLITPGLIDSHTHLVFAGNRAKEFEQRLTGVPYETIAKQGGGILSTVNATRAATEAELIELALKRLSALTADGVTTIEIKSGYGLTLEDELKMLRAAKQLEQHANIKVSTTLLAAHAVPPEYKGDADSYIRYVCDEIIPAAVAAKLVDAVDVFCEGIGFNLAQTQAVFETALSYGLGIKGHTEQLSNLGGSELAAKMGATSVDHIEYLDEQGVKALAEHGTVATLLPGAFYFLRETQLPPIELLRQHNVPMALATDFNPGTSPIASLTMMMNMGCTLFRLTPEEALRGVTCHAARALGLQDARGQIKVGYDADLAIWDIDHPAQLSYEIGTPRLHARILNGALCHD; translated from the coding sequence ATGAGTTTATTGCTAACCAATACAACAATTGTATCTATGGATCAAAGTGATTCCGATTACCAAACCCAACCTCATTGTTACATTGCAATGGAGCACGGTAAGATCGTCGAAATTGGTGCGATGCAGCAATGCCCAACAGCCGCGTTTACTCAGGTTATCGATTGCCAAAACCGTCTTATCACTCCGGGTCTTATCGACAGTCATACCCATCTGGTATTTGCAGGTAACCGCGCTAAAGAATTTGAGCAACGCTTAACAGGCGTGCCGTATGAAACAATCGCCAAGCAAGGTGGTGGCATTCTTTCTACTGTAAACGCCACCCGCGCTGCCACTGAAGCAGAGTTAATCGAACTGGCACTTAAGCGCCTTTCTGCACTTACTGCAGATGGCGTCACAACGATTGAAATCAAATCAGGTTATGGCTTAACGTTGGAAGATGAATTGAAAATGCTACGTGCAGCCAAGCAATTAGAGCAGCACGCCAATATCAAGGTATCAACTACCCTGCTCGCAGCTCACGCTGTGCCACCCGAATATAAAGGCGATGCCGATAGCTACATCCGTTACGTGTGTGACGAAATCATTCCGGCAGCTGTCGCCGCCAAACTAGTCGATGCAGTTGATGTGTTTTGTGAAGGTATCGGTTTTAACTTAGCGCAAACCCAAGCAGTTTTCGAAACGGCCTTATCTTATGGACTCGGCATCAAAGGTCACACCGAACAATTAAGCAATCTAGGCGGTAGTGAACTGGCGGCAAAAATGGGCGCGACCTCGGTTGATCATATCGAATACCTTGACGAGCAAGGCGTGAAAGCACTGGCTGAACATGGCACAGTCGCCACCCTGCTACCTGGCGCATTTTACTTTTTAAGAGAAACCCAGTTACCGCCCATTGAATTGTTGCGTCAACATAACGTGCCAATGGCATTAGCAACCGATTTCAATCCGGGCACCTCGCCTATTGCCTCATTAACTATGATGATGAATATGGGCTGTACCTTATTTAGATTAACGCCGGAAGAAGCACTGCGAGGCGTAACTTGCCATGCCGCCCGTGCATTAGGGTTACAAGATGCTCGCGGCCAAATTAAAGTCGGCTACGATGCTGATTTAGCCATCTGGGATATCGACCACCCTGCACAGTTATCCTATGAAATCGGAACACCAAGGTTGCACGCACGCATCTTAAATGGAGCGCTTTGTCATGACTAA
- a CDS encoding pyrimidine dimer DNA glycosylase/endonuclease V, whose amino-acid sequence MNIFILDTNIQKCAQYHCDQHVVKMILESVQLLCTALNKKGFVTPYKSTHSNHPSVLWVEESYDNFLWLKKLTFALNKEYKYRYNKEVDHKSIATLNEISHYSFPAIGLTAFPQAMPDKYKVDSDAVSAYRNFYIGDKSKFAKWTKRVAPNWFIEGL is encoded by the coding sequence ATGAATATTTTCATTTTAGATACTAATATTCAAAAGTGTGCACAATACCACTGTGATCAACATGTGGTGAAAATGATCTTAGAGAGTGTACAACTACTCTGTACTGCATTAAATAAAAAAGGCTTCGTAACTCCTTACAAGTCGACCCATTCAAATCACCCTTCAGTATTATGGGTTGAAGAGTCTTATGACAATTTTTTGTGGCTTAAAAAATTAACGTTCGCACTCAATAAAGAATATAAATATCGATACAATAAAGAAGTAGATCACAAATCAATAGCAACGCTAAATGAAATTAGTCATTATTCATTTCCGGCCATTGGTCTAACTGCGTTTCCTCAAGCGATGCCAGACAAATATAAAGTTGATAGCGATGCCGTCAGTGCCTACAGGAATTTCTATATCGGCGATAAATCCAAATTTGCAAAGTGGACTAAACGTGTGGCGCCAAATTGGTTTATCGAAGGGTTATAA
- the hutH gene encoding histidine ammonia-lyase produces MYQLTIKPGLLTLAQLRQISRAPVQVSLDPSCHEDIHASTKVVNDVIAENRVAYGINTGFGLLANTRIAPEDLETLQRSIVLSHAAGIGELMNDETVRLMMVLKINSLARGFSGIRLSVIEALMQLVNAEVYPCVPKKGSVGASGDLAPLAHMSTVLLGEGEARHQGKIITGEEALVIAGMQKITLAPKEGLALLNGTQASTAFGLEGLFAAEDLFASATLCGAMTVEAALGSRRPFDPRVHRVRGHRTQMDSATMYRHILGFSSEIGNSHTACEKVQDPYSLRCQPQVMGACLQQIRNSAETFEVEANSVSDNPLVFADDGDIISAGNFHAEPIAMASDNLALAIAEIGSLSERRMALLIDSSLSKLPPFLVDNGGVNSGFMIAQVTAAALASENKSLAHPASVDSLPTSANQEDHVSMATFAGRRLKDMAENTRGILAVELLSAAQGLDFRAPLKSSPLVEQAKAELRERVTFYDKDRYFAPDIAKANQLILEASHNKLVATDMLPSL; encoded by the coding sequence ATGTACCAACTAACAATTAAACCAGGGTTATTAACGCTGGCACAACTTCGTCAAATCAGCCGTGCACCAGTACAGGTATCACTTGATCCTAGCTGCCACGAAGATATCCACGCCAGCACTAAAGTCGTTAACGACGTGATTGCCGAAAACCGCGTTGCTTATGGTATCAATACTGGCTTTGGCTTACTGGCTAACACCCGCATTGCGCCTGAAGATTTAGAAACCCTGCAACGTAGTATCGTGTTATCCCACGCGGCTGGTATCGGCGAATTAATGAATGATGAAACCGTACGCTTGATGATGGTGCTGAAAATTAACAGCCTAGCACGTGGTTTCTCAGGTATACGTTTATCAGTAATCGAAGCATTAATGCAGTTAGTTAATGCCGAAGTATACCCTTGCGTGCCGAAAAAAGGTTCTGTAGGCGCATCCGGCGATCTTGCGCCACTTGCTCACATGAGCACTGTGTTGTTGGGTGAAGGTGAAGCGCGTCATCAAGGTAAAATCATCACAGGTGAAGAAGCATTAGTCATCGCCGGTATGCAAAAAATCACCCTAGCACCTAAAGAAGGCTTGGCGCTGTTAAACGGCACCCAAGCATCGACAGCATTTGGTCTGGAAGGCTTATTTGCCGCTGAGGATCTATTTGCTTCGGCCACCTTATGTGGCGCAATGACAGTCGAAGCCGCGTTAGGCAGCCGTCGTCCGTTTGATCCACGTGTACATCGTGTTCGTGGTCATCGCACGCAAATGGATTCGGCGACTATGTATCGCCATATTCTTGGTTTTAGTAGTGAGATTGGTAATTCTCATACTGCCTGTGAGAAAGTCCAAGACCCTTACTCGCTGCGTTGTCAGCCACAAGTGATGGGCGCTTGTTTACAACAGATACGTAATTCTGCAGAAACATTTGAAGTCGAAGCCAATTCAGTATCGGATAACCCTTTGGTTTTTGCTGATGATGGTGACATTATTTCAGCCGGTAACTTCCATGCAGAACCTATCGCCATGGCCAGTGATAACCTTGCGTTAGCGATTGCAGAAATAGGCAGTTTGTCTGAACGTCGTATGGCACTACTAATTGATAGCAGCTTAAGTAAATTACCACCCTTCTTAGTGGACAATGGCGGCGTTAACTCTGGTTTCATGATCGCGCAAGTCACCGCGGCAGCTTTGGCCAGTGAGAATAAATCATTAGCGCACCCAGCGTCAGTTGATAGCTTACCGACATCTGCGAACCAAGAAGATCACGTATCTATGGCAACCTTTGCTGGCCGTCGTTTAAAAGACATGGCAGAAAACACCCGTGGTATCTTAGCGGTTGAATTGTTGTCAGCGGCGCAAGGGTTAGATTTCAGAGCACCACTAAAATCGTCGCCTTTAGTTGAACAAGCGAAAGCAGAATTACGCGAACGCGTGACGTTCTACGATAAAGACCGTTATTTTGCGCCCGATATTGCTAAAGCTAATCAGCTTATTCTCGAAGCTAGCCACAACAAGCTTGTTGCTACTGACATGCTTCCGAGTTTATAA
- the hutC gene encoding histidine utilization repressor, translated as MNSSPRYIQIQDFILEKINTHVWLPGNKIPTELELTKQFNVSRMTVNKAIRDLVNQGLLERTPRLGTFVCQKKVESSLSDIRNIADEIRQRGKAYSNKILRQVTIPADDEIAMRLGVRIDTPIFFSEIIHYEDDVALQLEVRWVNPQFAPDYITQDFSLATPNEYLTKNCPLSSIEHTVEAVMPITSIQQHLNLTALQPCLLLNRRTWSKQDLISVALLYHPADKYKLSLKTEI; from the coding sequence ATGAACAGTTCGCCGCGCTATATTCAGATCCAAGACTTCATCCTTGAAAAAATCAATACCCATGTTTGGCTGCCTGGTAACAAGATCCCAACAGAACTAGAGCTAACCAAACAGTTTAACGTCAGTCGGATGACAGTGAATAAAGCCATACGCGATCTAGTCAATCAAGGTCTGTTAGAAAGAACCCCGCGTCTAGGTACCTTTGTATGCCAGAAAAAGGTCGAATCATCCCTGAGTGATATTCGTAATATTGCTGATGAGATCCGTCAACGCGGTAAAGCCTACAGTAATAAGATACTGCGTCAGGTGACGATACCTGCTGATGATGAAATAGCGATGCGCTTGGGCGTTAGAATAGATACGCCAATTTTCTTTAGTGAAATCATACATTACGAAGACGATGTCGCATTACAGTTAGAAGTGCGTTGGGTCAATCCACAGTTTGCGCCAGACTACATCACGCAAGACTTCAGCCTAGCGACACCCAATGAATACTTAACTAAAAACTGCCCATTAAGCTCGATTGAACATACTGTTGAAGCGGTAATGCCAATCACGTCTATCCAACAGCACTTGAACTTAACAGCACTACAGCCTTGTCTGTTACTCAATCGTCGCACTTGGAGCAAGCAAGATTTGATCAGTGTTGCCCTACTTTATCACCCAGCAGATAAATACAAGCTAAGCCTGAAAACTGAAATATAG
- a CDS encoding BCCT family transporter: protein MQVNACQIGEDVPVTTTTSERRKSDKLVPALTIGFISLFLLAAIIDLPRFTTLIQNLFSAAAEQFGYFWQWLMVANFAVALCIAATRYGKTRMGMKTKPEIGTFRWLAMIMCTLLAGGGVFWSAAEPIYHFITPSASYPDITGSTVEAVVPALSQSFLHWGFLAWSVLGTLATIVLMHAHHHHGIKLRPRALLFPIVGNRLENHWFGAVIDACSIIAVAAGTIGPIGFLASQMGYSLEVLTGLKNDMNSQLMILAVVVFICAASAASGMDKGLQWLSRLNVIGAFALLLAILVLGPTQFIFEQFGRAFAVYLQDMPTMSITNDNPGWNVWWTWFFWGWFIGFAPMMAIFIARISEGRTIRELVLAVAVGAPIATNFWFAALGGTGIFFELQTPGIISGPLAEAGLPAVLLATLQQLPLSWLLLPAFLVLTTTFVVTTGDSMAYSIAMVVSGDNEPDRKHRVFWAVIMGCVAAVLLLAGDGGLNALQSFIVITAVPVSFLIAITLVTGPMAAIKMTHAQEALALAAEKELAQA from the coding sequence ATGCAAGTAAATGCATGCCAGATTGGCGAAGATGTACCCGTAACAACGACTACCTCAGAGCGTCGCAAAAGCGACAAATTGGTTCCAGCATTAACGATTGGCTTCATTAGCCTATTCTTATTAGCTGCGATCATTGACCTTCCTCGTTTCACAACCTTAATTCAAAACTTATTTTCAGCTGCTGCTGAACAATTTGGTTACTTTTGGCAATGGCTAATGGTAGCAAACTTTGCAGTTGCATTATGCATCGCAGCAACCCGTTACGGTAAAACTCGTATGGGCATGAAAACCAAACCCGAAATAGGCACCTTCCGCTGGTTAGCAATGATCATGTGTACGCTTTTAGCAGGTGGTGGTGTTTTCTGGTCTGCAGCCGAACCGATTTATCATTTCATTACGCCATCAGCAAGCTATCCTGACATTACAGGGTCGACTGTTGAAGCCGTAGTTCCAGCACTAAGCCAAAGCTTTTTGCATTGGGGCTTTCTCGCCTGGTCTGTACTGGGTACCCTCGCAACGATTGTGTTGATGCATGCGCATCACCATCACGGAATTAAGCTACGCCCACGAGCGTTACTTTTCCCTATCGTTGGTAACCGTTTAGAAAACCATTGGTTTGGTGCTGTAATTGACGCTTGTTCAATTATCGCCGTAGCCGCTGGTACTATTGGTCCTATTGGCTTTTTAGCATCACAAATGGGCTACAGCCTTGAAGTGCTAACAGGCCTTAAAAACGACATGAACTCTCAGCTGATGATTTTAGCTGTGGTAGTGTTTATTTGCGCGGCATCAGCGGCATCAGGTATGGATAAAGGTTTACAGTGGCTTAGCCGCTTAAACGTTATCGGTGCATTTGCATTGCTGCTCGCAATCTTAGTATTAGGTCCAACACAATTCATCTTTGAACAATTTGGTCGTGCTTTTGCAGTTTACTTGCAAGACATGCCAACCATGAGTATCACTAACGACAATCCAGGTTGGAATGTTTGGTGGACTTGGTTCTTCTGGGGTTGGTTCATTGGTTTTGCACCTATGATGGCTATTTTCATTGCGCGTATCTCTGAAGGTCGTACTATTCGTGAGTTGGTATTGGCTGTTGCCGTTGGCGCACCGATTGCAACAAACTTCTGGTTCGCAGCACTCGGTGGCACAGGTATCTTCTTTGAGCTACAGACGCCTGGGATTATTTCTGGACCATTAGCTGAAGCGGGCTTGCCTGCGGTATTGCTAGCAACATTACAGCAATTACCATTAAGCTGGCTCTTGTTACCTGCATTCTTGGTACTGACAACCACGTTTGTCGTGACGACTGGTGACTCGATGGCTTATTCAATTGCTATGGTGGTATCAGGTGATAACGAACCGGATCGTAAACATCGCGTATTCTGGGCAGTGATCATGGGCTGTGTTGCGGCGGTATTATTGCTTGCAGGTGACGGTGGTTTGAATGCATTGCAATCATTCATTGTTATCACTGCAGTGCCAGTATCATTCTTAATAGCTATCACTCTGGTAACAGGGCCTATGGCTGCGATTAAGATGACTCACGCACAAGAAGCGTTAGCTTTAGCTGCTGAGAAAGAACTAGCACAAGCGTAA
- the hutU gene encoding urocanate hydratase, translated as MTDKRLDTSRTIIAPHGTKLNTKSWQTEAPLRMLMNNLHPDVAEHPHSLVVYGGIGRAARDWECYDKIVEVLKRLEDDETLLVQSGKPVGVFQTHSNAPRVLIANSNLVPHWANWEHFNKLDKAGLMMYGQMTAGSWIYIGSQGIVQGTYETFVAMAKQHFDGKAQGRWVLTGGLGGMGGAQPLAATMAGFSMIAVECDESRIDYRLRTGYVDKKATTLDEALALLDDAIKSGKPTSIGLLGNAADIFPELVKRGVVPDCTTDQTSAHDPLNGYLPQGWTMAHAAAMRKEDEAAVVKAAKQSMAIQVQAMLDLQKAGSATVDYGNNIRQMAMEEGVENAFDFPGFVPAYIRPLFCEGIGPFRWVALSGDPEDIYKTDQKVKELIPDNPQLHNWLDMARERIQFQGLPARICWVGLKDRQRLGLAFNEMVKNGELKAPIVIGRDHLDSGSVASPNRETEGMMDGSDAVSDWPLLNALLNTASGATWVSLHHGGGVGMGFSQHSGMVVLCDGTEDAHQRISRVLRNDPATGVMRHADAGYDLAKTCAKEQNLDLPMLDTANNSNNHNK; from the coding sequence ATGACTGATAAACGTTTAGATACATCTCGTACTATCATTGCCCCGCACGGCACAAAGCTGAATACCAAGTCGTGGCAAACCGAAGCGCCATTACGCATGTTAATGAACAACCTACATCCTGATGTTGCCGAACACCCGCATTCATTGGTTGTCTACGGTGGTATCGGCCGCGCCGCGCGTGATTGGGAATGTTACGACAAGATCGTCGAAGTACTTAAGCGTTTAGAAGATGATGAAACCTTATTAGTACAGTCCGGTAAACCAGTAGGCGTATTCCAAACCCACAGCAACGCACCGCGCGTATTAATTGCTAACTCAAATCTAGTACCACATTGGGCTAACTGGGAACACTTCAACAAGCTAGATAAAGCCGGCTTGATGATGTACGGACAAATGACCGCAGGTTCTTGGATCTACATCGGTTCTCAAGGCATTGTTCAAGGTACTTACGAAACATTCGTGGCCATGGCAAAACAGCATTTCGATGGTAAAGCCCAAGGTCGTTGGGTATTAACTGGCGGCTTAGGCGGCATGGGCGGCGCGCAACCGCTTGCAGCGACTATGGCTGGTTTTTCTATGATCGCCGTTGAATGTGATGAATCGCGTATCGACTACCGTTTACGCACAGGCTATGTCGATAAGAAAGCCACCACGCTTGATGAAGCATTAGCGCTACTTGATGATGCAATCAAAAGTGGCAAACCAACTTCTATTGGCTTATTAGGTAATGCCGCTGATATCTTCCCAGAATTAGTCAAACGCGGTGTCGTGCCCGATTGTACTACCGACCAAACATCAGCACATGATCCACTGAATGGCTACTTGCCACAAGGTTGGACAATGGCACACGCTGCAGCAATGCGTAAAGAAGATGAAGCAGCCGTTGTTAAAGCTGCTAAACAGTCAATGGCAATTCAAGTGCAAGCCATGTTAGACCTACAAAAAGCAGGTTCAGCAACGGTTGATTACGGTAATAACATTCGTCAAATGGCTATGGAAGAAGGCGTAGAGAATGCGTTTGATTTCCCAGGTTTCGTTCCAGCCTATATACGTCCTTTATTTTGTGAAGGCATTGGTCCTTTCCGTTGGGTGGCATTGTCTGGCGATCCAGAAGATATCTACAAAACCGATCAGAAAGTAAAAGAGCTGATCCCCGATAATCCACAACTGCATAACTGGTTAGACATGGCACGTGAGCGTATTCAGTTCCAAGGTTTACCTGCGCGTATTTGTTGGGTTGGTCTAAAAGACCGTCAACGTCTGGGATTAGCCTTTAACGAAATGGTTAAAAATGGCGAACTAAAAGCACCGATTGTAATTGGTCGTGACCACCTCGATTCCGGCTCTGTTGCCAGCCCTAATCGCGAAACCGAAGGCATGATGGATGGTTCGGATGCTGTATCGGATTGGCCACTGTTAAACGCCCTGCTTAATACAGCCAGTGGTGCAACGTGGGTTTCACTACATCATGGCGGCGGCGTTGGCATGGGCTTCTCTCAACATTCCGGTATGGTCGTGCTTTGTGACGGTACTGAAGATGCGCATCAACGTATTAGCCGTGTACTACGTAACGATCCGGCAACAGGCGTGATGCGTCATGCTGATGCGGGTTATGACCTTGCCAAAACCTGTGCTAAAGAACAGAATTTAGACCTACCTATGCTTGATACAGCTAATAACAGTAATAATCATAATAAATAA
- the hutG gene encoding formimidoylglutamase, with amino-acid sequence MTKTIYPAVSNYETTKADIWQGRIDAEDGEAGMRFHQKVLVADKDEQFTTDSQNGVVLLGFACDEGVKRNKGRVGAVQAPDVIRKALANMAWHHDNPAAMTTNKNTSTFIDGGNIYCNDTDLARSQQELAKHVEAALNKQNKVIVLGGGHEIAWGTFQGLSQHLQTVNQHFQSTSVNKANVTKPKVGIINFDAHFDLRTYSADDKAFPTSSGTPFNQIAKHCQQLGWEFNYACLGVSRASNTQALFTLADELGVHYREDHQLASYYLAERISELNTFINKVDYLYLTIDIDVFSACTAPGVSAPAARGISLESVEALLQPIFNATNSAGQAKLLVADLAEYNPNFDIDNQTARLAARLTWDISRAMFTVK; translated from the coding sequence ATGACTAAGACTATCTATCCGGCAGTAAGTAATTACGAAACGACCAAAGCGGACATCTGGCAAGGTCGTATTGACGCTGAAGACGGCGAAGCTGGTATGCGTTTTCATCAAAAGGTGCTCGTAGCAGATAAAGACGAACAGTTTACAACTGACAGCCAAAATGGTGTTGTGCTACTCGGTTTCGCCTGTGATGAAGGTGTTAAGCGTAATAAAGGCCGTGTTGGCGCAGTACAAGCACCAGATGTGATCCGTAAAGCGTTAGCCAATATGGCGTGGCATCATGACAATCCAGCTGCGATGACGACTAATAAAAATACATCAACCTTTATTGATGGCGGCAATATCTATTGCAACGATACTGATTTAGCTCGTAGCCAACAAGAACTGGCGAAACATGTTGAAGCCGCACTGAACAAACAGAACAAAGTCATCGTATTAGGCGGCGGACACGAGATCGCTTGGGGCACATTCCAAGGACTTTCTCAGCACTTACAAACAGTTAATCAGCACTTCCAAAGCACAAGCGTTAACAAAGCCAATGTAACTAAACCGAAAGTTGGTATTATCAACTTTGATGCCCATTTTGATTTACGCACCTATTCAGCAGACGATAAAGCATTCCCGACCAGCTCTGGCACGCCTTTTAATCAAATAGCCAAACACTGCCAACAATTAGGCTGGGAATTTAACTACGCCTGCCTTGGTGTCAGTCGCGCCAGCAATACCCAAGCGCTATTTACACTAGCAGATGAGCTAGGCGTACATTATCGCGAAGACCACCAGCTGGCCTCTTATTACCTTGCTGAACGAATCAGTGAGCTAAATACATTTATAAATAAGGTCGATTATCTGTACTTGACCATCGACATTGATGTGTTCTCGGCATGCACTGCGCCCGGTGTCAGTGCACCCGCAGCGCGAGGCATATCTCTTGAAAGCGTCGAAGCTTTATTGCAACCCATCTTTAATGCGACAAACAGCGCAGGTCAAGCCAAGTTATTAGTGGCAGACCTAGCCGAATACAACCCTAATTTCGATATAGACAATCAAACAGCAAGGCTTGCAGCGCGACTAACGTGGGATATCTCCCGCGCTATGTTCACAGTTAAATAG
- a CDS encoding DUF2238 domain-containing protein, whose product MLTFAVVIVWSGIEPKDQFTWFLEVVPAIIGAVVLALTYRSFKLTSLLYFFILAHCIVLMIGGHYTYSEVPFFDGLFGAERNNYDKVGHFFQGFVPALIARELFIRKNVVNGARWRVLFIISVSLAFSAFYELIEWWVALATGEDAEAFLGTQGYIWDTQSDMGLALIGAICSVILLAKPHDRQLNAIDNSRL is encoded by the coding sequence ATGTTAACTTTTGCAGTGGTAATAGTGTGGTCTGGTATTGAGCCTAAAGATCAGTTTACTTGGTTCCTTGAAGTTGTACCGGCTATTATCGGTGCTGTTGTTCTCGCGCTCACTTACCGGTCTTTCAAGCTAACTTCACTATTGTACTTTTTCATTTTAGCGCATTGTATTGTGCTGATGATAGGCGGTCATTATACCTATTCCGAAGTACCTTTCTTTGATGGCCTATTTGGTGCTGAACGTAATAACTACGATAAAGTCGGGCATTTCTTCCAAGGATTTGTACCAGCATTGATTGCCAGAGAATTGTTTATTCGTAAAAATGTCGTTAATGGTGCGCGCTGGCGAGTATTATTTATCATCTCTGTGAGTTTAGCCTTTAGCGCATTCTACGAGCTGATTGAGTGGTGGGTGGCATTAGCGACGGGTGAAGATGCGGAAGCATTCTTAGGTACCCAAGGTTATATATGGGATACCCAATCAGATATGGGACTGGCGCTGATCGGTGCTATTTGCTCGGTAATATTGTTAGCCAAACCGCATGATAGACAATTAAATGCTATTGATAATTCAAGGCTATAA